From Amphritea atlantica, a single genomic window includes:
- the rho gene encoding transcription termination factor Rho, with product MNLTELKKKSVPELLEIAKEMGLDNLGRSRKQDVIFAILKRHAKSGEDIYGDGVLEILQDGFGFLRSAEGSYLAGPDDIYVSPSQIRRFNLRTGDTISGKIRPPKDSERYFALLKVDQINFDKPENAKNKILFENLTPLFAQERLKMELGNGSTEDLTARVIDLVCPMGKGQRALLVSPPKAGKTLMLQNIANSIKRNNPEVHLIVLLIDERPEEVTEMQRTVRGEVVASTFDEPPSRHVQVAEMVLEKAKRLTEHKQDVVILLDSITRLARAYNTVIPSSGKVLTGGVDAHALERPKRFFGAARNIEEGGSLTIIATALVDTGSKMDEVIFEEFKGTGNSEVHLDRKVAEKRIYPAFNIRRSGTRREDLLTTEEELQRMWILRKLLDPMEDSAAIEFVLDKLKDFKTNEEFFLSMRRS from the coding sequence ATGAATCTTACCGAACTTAAAAAGAAAAGCGTTCCTGAACTGCTAGAAATAGCAAAAGAGATGGGACTAGATAACCTGGGCCGTTCCCGTAAACAAGATGTTATTTTTGCGATTCTCAAGCGTCATGCTAAGAGTGGTGAAGATATTTACGGCGATGGCGTGTTGGAAATCCTGCAGGATGGTTTTGGCTTTCTGCGATCGGCGGAAGGTTCATACCTGGCAGGTCCTGATGATATTTATGTATCTCCGAGCCAGATCCGGCGTTTTAACCTGCGTACCGGTGATACTATTTCCGGTAAAATCCGTCCGCCGAAAGACAGTGAGCGTTATTTTGCCCTGTTGAAAGTTGATCAGATCAACTTTGATAAGCCGGAAAATGCCAAGAACAAGATTCTGTTTGAAAACCTGACTCCATTGTTTGCCCAGGAGCGGTTGAAGATGGAGCTGGGTAACGGCAGTACAGAAGATCTGACAGCCCGGGTGATCGATCTGGTGTGTCCGATGGGTAAAGGCCAGCGGGCATTGCTGGTGTCTCCGCCGAAGGCCGGTAAGACCCTGATGCTGCAGAATATTGCCAACTCAATTAAACGTAATAATCCGGAAGTCCATCTGATCGTACTGCTGATCGATGAGCGTCCGGAGGAAGTAACCGAGATGCAGCGTACCGTTCGCGGTGAAGTGGTTGCGTCTACCTTCGATGAGCCGCCGTCACGTCACGTGCAGGTTGCGGAGATGGTGCTGGAAAAGGCCAAGCGCCTGACCGAGCACAAACAGGATGTGGTTATCCTGCTTGATTCCATTACCCGTCTGGCCCGTGCCTACAACACCGTGATCCCGTCATCCGGTAAAGTACTCACCGGTGGTGTGGATGCCCACGCACTGGAACGTCCTAAGCGTTTCTTTGGTGCCGCCCGGAATATCGAAGAGGGTGGCAGCCTGACCATCATCGCCACCGCACTGGTTGATACCGGTTCAAAAATGGATGAGGTTATCTTTGAAGAGTTCAAGGGTACCGGTAACTCCGAGGTGCATCTGGACCGTAAAGTGGCGGAGAAGCGGATTTATCCTGCCTTCAATATCCGTCGCTCCGGTACCCGTCGTGAAGACCTGCTGACCACTGAAGAAGAGCTGCAGCGGATGTGGATTCTGCGTAAGTTGCTGGATCCGATGGAAGATTCAGCCGCCATCGAGTTTGTCCTTGATAAGCTTAAGGACTTCAAGACCAACGAAGAATTCTTCCTCTCCATGCGTCGTTCCTGA
- the trxA gene encoding thioredoxin TrxA, which yields MSENIVNVTDASFEDDVLKADGPVLVDYWAEWCGPCKMIAPVLEEIAKDYDGKLKVCKLNIDENNETPPKFGIRGIPTLMLFKDGNVEATKVGALSKSQLAAFIEDSI from the coding sequence ATGAGTGAAAATATTGTTAACGTGACCGATGCTTCTTTTGAAGATGATGTATTGAAAGCGGATGGTCCGGTACTGGTTGATTACTGGGCTGAGTGGTGCGGTCCATGCAAGATGATTGCCCCGGTTCTCGAAGAGATCGCCAAAGATTACGATGGCAAGCTGAAAGTCTGTAAGCTGAATATCGATGAAAACAATGAAACGCCGCCCAAATTCGGTATTCGTGGTATTCCGACGCTGATGCTGTTTAAAGATGGCAATGTAGAAGCAACTAAAGTCGGCGCTCTGTCAAAGTCTCAGCTGGCTGCTTTCATTGAAGACAGCATTTAA
- the ppx gene encoding exopolyphosphatase, which yields MNQETTTGSGGYSLLAAIDLGSNSFHIVVAKLVQGELQPIDLLSEKVQLAAGLDENRMLTPEAIQRGLECMERFAQRVRDIPEQQIRIVGTNALREAVNSDDFILEAEKIMGCSIEVIAGIEEARLIYLGVSHTLAGDNGRRLVIDIGGGSTEFIIGERFEPLELESLEMGCVSFNNRYFPDGVITEKNFQLAVFGALRELLSIKRTYRQLGWEDCVGASGTIKAVRNACITLGYATDKVSASALQQLKAKILSYNHVDEIEIDGLKEDRRAVFPAGIAILSAAFESLGIKEIRFSEGALREGLLYDMAGRLRHEDVRERSINAMMQRYRVDQEQAMRIEQTALIALTQVRESWHLDNNEYHNMLSWAARCCETGLTIAHSQYHKHSAYLVLNSDLPGFTKRQQVKLAAIVQGHRRKFPTSTFDQLLPREAKHYSRLTILLRLAFVLNRSRSRERLPAFHLSAEDNQLTLEFPDNWLSHQPLTQADLEQEAGYLANAGYALAFK from the coding sequence ATGAATCAGGAAACAACCACCGGCTCAGGCGGGTACTCGCTGCTGGCTGCAATCGACCTTGGCTCTAACAGCTTTCATATCGTCGTCGCAAAACTCGTTCAGGGCGAGTTACAGCCAATCGATCTTTTATCAGAAAAAGTTCAGCTCGCCGCGGGCCTCGATGAAAACCGTATGCTGACGCCCGAAGCAATTCAACGGGGTCTGGAGTGTATGGAGCGTTTTGCTCAGCGGGTCAGGGATATTCCCGAGCAGCAGATCAGAATCGTGGGCACCAATGCGCTGCGGGAAGCGGTCAACAGCGACGATTTTATTCTCGAAGCAGAAAAGATCATGGGCTGTTCAATCGAGGTCATCGCCGGTATTGAAGAGGCCCGCCTGATCTATCTCGGGGTATCACATACCCTTGCCGGTGATAATGGCCGCCGGCTGGTCATCGATATTGGCGGCGGCAGCACTGAATTTATTATTGGCGAACGCTTTGAACCACTGGAGCTGGAAAGCCTTGAGATGGGCTGTGTCAGTTTCAACAACCGCTACTTTCCCGATGGTGTCATCACAGAGAAAAACTTTCAGCTGGCCGTTTTCGGTGCCCTGCGCGAATTACTGTCTATCAAACGCACCTATCGACAGCTGGGCTGGGAGGACTGTGTTGGCGCGTCCGGAACCATTAAAGCGGTTCGTAACGCCTGTATCACCCTCGGATACGCGACCGACAAAGTCAGCGCCTCAGCACTGCAGCAGCTGAAAGCTAAAATTCTGAGTTACAACCATGTCGATGAGATCGAAATCGATGGCTTAAAAGAGGACCGCCGCGCGGTGTTCCCCGCCGGTATCGCTATCCTCTCTGCAGCCTTTGAATCGCTGGGTATAAAAGAGATCCGTTTTTCAGAAGGCGCGCTGAGAGAAGGGCTGCTGTACGATATGGCCGGCCGCCTGCGCCACGAAGATGTTCGTGAACGCAGCATCAATGCGATGATGCAACGCTATCGTGTCGATCAGGAACAGGCGATGCGGATAGAACAGACCGCCCTGATCGCCCTGACTCAGGTCAGAGAAAGCTGGCATCTGGATAATAATGAATATCACAATATGCTCAGTTGGGCAGCCCGCTGCTGCGAAACCGGCCTGACAATCGCCCACAGCCAGTACCATAAACACAGTGCTTATCTGGTGCTGAACTCGGATCTGCCAGGATTCACCAAGCGCCAACAGGTTAAGCTGGCCGCCATTGTACAGGGGCACCGCCGCAAGTTTCCAACGTCGACTTTTGACCAGTTACTGCCCCGGGAGGCGAAGCACTATAGTCGTCTGACCATTCTTCTGAGACTGGCCTTTGTCCTCAACCGCAGCCGCAGCAGAGAGCGCCTGCCAGCCTTCCATCTGAGCGCAGAAGACAATCAACTGACGCTTGAATTTCCCGACAACTGGCTCAGCCATCAGCCACTCACTCAGGCGGACCTGGAGCAGGAAGCGGGCTATCTCGCGAATGCGGGGTATGCACTGGCGTTTAAGTAG